GCCATAAAGCGGGCCAACAGTAATGTCTCCAGGGCTGAGTCGATCCGCAAGTTCAGTATCTTGAACGCTTCGTTCACTGTCGAGAACGGATATCTGACTCCCTCACTGAAGCTCCGTCGCAATCAGGTTCTACACGACTATGCCGATGAGATTGAAGCGCTGTACTCCGGTTCCGGCCAGGACGTGTCGCCACAGTAACAACGTGACGAACCCAAAGCCCTGTTTCCTTGATTGAAGATGTTCTTTCTTCATTCGAGCGATAGAGTGTATCGGTCTGCACTTCTAGGATGAAGGACCACCCGATGCACCAGCGCAAGGATGGGGCGTGGGAAAATCCCGCGGTTATTCGAGTAAGCCCCGACCTCAGCATTCCAGGACTCATTTTCGACCGCGCGGTCAGAGACCCAAACCAAGTGGTGGCCGAACGTAGAGTTTCTGGCGAATGGCATCAAATTCGAGCTGAAGAGTTCACCTCGTACATCGAGGATCTGGCCCGGGGACTATACGCCATGGGGTTGCGTCCAGGTGATCGGATGGCGATCCTTGCTGCCACATCGCACGAGTGGGCCGCATTCGATATCGCCGCACTTTCTTTGGGTGCCATAACAGTGCCAATTTATGAGAGCGATTCTGCTTCCCAGATTGAGCACATCCTTTCTGACGCTGGTGTCTCCATCGTGGTTACCCAGACCGCACAACAGGCCGATCTGGTGAACTCCGTGAAGTCGGCCGAGGTAAGGGAAATCCTCTCTCTGGACCGCGGTGCCGAGCGGCTATTGATTGACGCCGGGGCACCCGTGCCGGCCGAGACTGTCAACGAACTCCGTGACCAGGTAAATCTGAGCGATATCGCCACAATCATCTATACCTCGGGCACGACCGGAAACCCGAAGGGCGTGGTGCTGACCCACGGCAACTTTGTTGAGGGTGCTCTTCAGGCTTATGACATCCTTCCCGGCCTCATCAACGACCGGAAATCAAGGACCCTTCTGTTTCTTCCCGTTGCTCATGTACTGGCGAGATTCGTGATGATAGCGATTCTTATCGGTGAGGGTCGACTGGGGTTCTGTCCCGATATTAAGCACCTGATCAACGACATTGAGACCTTTGAACCGACGATGATGCTTGCGGTTCCTCGTGTGCTCGAAAAGGTATACAACACCGCTTCGCAGCAGGCTGGCAAAGGGGTAAAGAAGAGGATTTTTGCGTGGTCGGCGAAAAAATCGCGGATGATGTCGGAAGCAACTGCTTATCCGCGCCCAGGTGAGTCAGCAAAAGCTCCCATTCCACACCCGGGACGGCCAGAGACCGACTTTAATCCAAGAACCTCAGACGGGCCCACGATGACCCTTCGAGCACAGCACCGGATGGCGGACGCACTGGTCCTACGAAAGATCAGAAAGATCCTGGGACCCAATCTTCACACCATCATCTGCGGCGGGGCGCCACTTTCAATCGATCTGGCAAACTTCTACCGCGGAATTGGCATCGTCCTTCTGCAGGGCTATGGCCTATCTGAGACCACCGGGCCAATCACAGTCGAGCTTCCGTCAGACTATCCCCCGGATTCCGTTGGGTATCTATGGCCAGGAAATGCGATGAAACTCGCCGATGATGGCGAACTGCTTCTTCAGGGAATCTCGGTTAGTGCCGGTTACCACAATCTTCCTGAAGAAACGGCAGAGACCTTCAAAGACGGCTGGTTCCACACGGGTGATCTGGCATCTATTGATGATGAGGGACGACTCAAGATCACCGGACGCAAGAAAGAACTGATTGTGACAGCGGGCGGAAAGAACGTCTCACCTGAGATACTTCAAGATGCCCTCTCAACCCACCCCTTGATCAGTCAGGTTGTCGTTGTTGGAGACGGGCGTCCTTACATTGGTGCGATCGTCACTCTTGACCCTGAAATGCTTCCGGCTTGGCTTCGAAACAAGGGTCTACGACTAGTTCCAACGAACAGGGCTGCTGAGCTTCCTGAAGTTCGTGAGTCACTTGAACGGGCAATCGAGAAGGCCAACTCCCAGGTTTCGCGTGCGGAGTCAATCCGCAGATACCGAATTCTGAACATGGACTTCACCGTTGAGAACGGCTATCTGACCCCCTCGCTCAAGCTCAAGCGCCACAAGGTCCTAGCCGATTTTAAGGACTATATCGACGGGCTTTACGCCATGAGCGACGAAGAGTTGTCGCACAGTGGGGCTTCAGTAAATGGGACCGGCCAGCAACACGACGGGGAGTCGAAAGAACAGACTGCGAAGTAGTGTGCCCTCTAGCACTGTGGCCGCCTTTTCGCAGGGATGTCGTTTAGGGCTTGTGCCCAGAAACGTAATGGCCATTACCTCACGACTCGCCTTGCGCTCGATAGGCCGTAGTTCGCTCGATCCAGGGGTGCTACTGTCCTAGGAACGTGTTGTCCGCGCTACTTCAGGACTTGCGCCAGATACTCTGCGGTGTAAGACCCCTCAGCTTGAGCGACCTGCTCCGGTGATCCCTCCGCGATGACCCGGCCACCGTTCGATCCGCCACCCGGTCCCATGTCAATCACCCAGTCTGCGCTCTTTATGACGTCCAGATTGTGTTCAATGACAATGACCGTGTTGCCTTTATCTACCAGGCCTTGAAGCACCAACAGTAGTTTGCGGATATCTTCAAAGTGCAGCCCTGTGGTTGGTTCATCAAGAACGTACACCGTTCGCCCGTTTGAACGTCGATGCAGTTCTGAGGCGAGCTTAACTCTCTGAGCCTCACCGCCGGAAAGCGTTGTCGCAGACTGTCCTAGCCTGACATAACCCAAACCGACCTCAACTAGTGTGTTTAGGTGCCGAGCAATACGAGGGATGGCTTGGAAAAACTCTGCGGCCTCCGAGATCGGCATATTCAACAGATCAGCGACCGATTTCCCTCGGTAAAGAATCTCAAGTGTGTCGCGGTTGTACCGGCTGCCCTCGCAGACTTCGCAGGGAACGTATACATCCGGAAGAAAGTTCATCTCAATCTTGATGGTTCCGTCGCCCTTGCAGGCTTCACAGCGACCACCCTTGACGTTGAACGAGAATCGTCCAGGCCCATATCCGCGAACCTTGGCCTCCGTGGTATCCGCGAATAGATTCCTAATGTGGTCCCAGACGCCAGTGTAGGTTGCGGGGTTCGACCTGGGGGTTCGACCAATCGGCGACTGATCGACATGAACGATTTTGTCTAGGTCGTCCGTACCTGTGATGGAGCGATGGCGACCCGGAACCTGCCGCGCTTTGTTCAAACGATTTGCCAGAGAGCGGTAGAGAATCTGGTTGACCAACGTTGATTTTCCCGACCCCGAGACACCTGTAACCGCGGTGAGTACCCCTTTGGGGAAGTCAACCGTGATGTCCCTAAGGTTGTTCTCTCGCGCACCCTTGACCGTAATCATCCGGTCTTCGTCTATCGCTCGACGTTCTTCGGGGATCTCGATGCGACGCTTGCCGGAAAGGTACTGACCAGTGACCGAGTCCTTCGTTTTGAGCAGTCCAGGAAGAGTGCCCGAGTAGACGACCTTACCGCCGCTCTCTCCCGCACCGGGACCGATGTCAACGACCCAGTCGGCAGCCTCCATGGTCTCTTCGTCATGTTCGACGACAATCAGTGTGTTACCCAGATCGCGAAGATGTTCAAGAGTGCCGATCAATCGACTGTTGTCCCGTTGATGGAGCCCGATAGACGGTTCGTCCAAGACGTAAAGAACACCCACCAGTCCCGACCCGATCTGGGTTGCAAGACGGATTCTCTGTGCCTCTCCCCCAGACAGAGTGCCCGCTGCTCGGGCCAGTGTCAGGTAATCCAACCCCACATCCACCAGGAACTTAAGACGAGCGTTGATCTCCTGAAGAATTGGTCGAGCGATCTGTGCTTCGCGACCGGTCAGTTCAAGGTTCTCGATGAACTCACGTGTTTCACCAATTGCTGCTTCGGAGACTTCGGCAATGTTCTTTCCCCCAACTCTTACCGCCAGCACCTCGGGCTTCAGTCGCGCTCCGTGACAAGCAGGGCACGGAACCTCCCGAAGATAGGACTGAAGTTTGTCCTTAACCAGGGTCGAGTCAGACTCTTGGAGCTTTCGCTCAATAAAGCCCATCGCTCCTTCAAAGCCCGTGTGGTAGGACCTTTCACGTCCCCACCGGTTGCGGTAGCGGACATGGATCTGGTGATCAAGCCCGTGCAACACCGCGTCTTTCGCCTCGGGTGGCAGGTCCTTCCACGGCGCACTCATATCGAAATCAAGCTGCTTCGCTAATCCCTGTAGCAGACGCTGATAATACTTGTTGTTACCGCGCCACACAACGATTGCCCCGTCCTCCAGGGACACCTCTTCATCGGGAACTATTAGGTCTGGATCCACTTCTTGCTTGGCGCCGAGCCCACTGCACTCGGGGCAGGACCCGTATGGAGCATTGAAAGAGAAAGTCCTCGATTCGATCTCATCCAATGCCAGGGGATGATCATTTGGACATGCCCGTTTTTCTGAGTAACGTCTGCGTCGGGCCGGATCCTTCTCATCGAGATCCACCAGATCAATCGTTACAAGGCCGTCGGCTAGTTCTAGCGCGGTGTCCACCGAATCGCTAAGACGTCGATGAATATCGTCCTTGACGACCAGGCGATCAATCACGATATCAATATCGTGCTTTAGCTTCTTCTCGAGAAGCGGCGGACTATCGAGACGGATCGCTTGACCATCCACGATCGCGCGTGAGTACCCCTTAGATTGGAGTTCAGCAAACATCTCGGAGTATTCGCCTTTGCGACCCCTTACAACCGGCGCGAGAACCTGAAATCTAGTGCCTTCGGGAAGAGTCCCAACACGGTCAACGATCTGCTGCGGGGTCTGCGCGGTGATTTGTTCGCCGCAGACTGGACAGTAGGCGATACCCGCTCGCGCAAACAACAGACGCAAATAGTCATGGACCTCAGTAATCGTACCGACGGTCGACCGCGGGTTTCGCGAGGTCGACTTCTGATCAATCGAGACCGCAGGAGAAAGTCCCTCAATGAAATCGACATCCGGCTTGTCCATTTGCCCCAGAAACTGGCGCGCGTACGAGGAAAGGGACTCAACGTACCTCCGCTGCCCCTCGGCGAAGATCGTATCGAATGCCAACGAGGACTTGCCCGAACCGGAGAGCCCCGTGAAGACGATCATCTTGTCACGAGGCAGTTCTAGATCAACATTTTTTAGGTTGTGCTGCCGAGCACCCCGCACGATCAACTCTTCACTCACTCCCCCGAGTTTAGTCAATTGATGCGCGAATAGTACATGTGTTCGATCACGGCGTACCTCTTGACTGGGAACGGGGGCACATTTCCCCAAATGCAAAGGACAACGCTCTCGCTGTCTGCGATCAATCTGTTCCATAATGTAGCCATGGCCTTTTATGTGATCGAGTATCGCTACAGCCAGGAGCTTCGTAACCTGGTCAACGACTTTCGACCCGCGCACCGCAACTACCTTCGCGAGCTTGAGAGTCAGGGAAAACTAATCAGCTCCGGGTTTCTTCTAGATGCTGCGTATGACGGCGCAATGCTGATAGTGCGAGCGGAGACCTCCACTGAGGCACTAAACCTTTTGGATGAAGACCCGTTCAGACTGAACGATCTGATCGAGGATGTTTCGGCACGCCGCTGGATCCCAACTATCGGCGTCCACGCCGACGAGTTCGACGTGGAGTTCCCGATCTCCTAAACCACCGCACTATGAGCCACTAAACCGATGCACAGATCTTCCGGTAAACAAACGCAAATTTGAGGCGCGGATCCTGTCAGCGAGAGGGTGGCACAACAGATCCCTTGGCGGGCGGGGATTTGGGAGACACGCCCTAGTTGACGCAAGAAATCAGTTCAGTTAGCAGATCCGCTACCAACCGGGGTTCTTCCACGGCGGTCATGTGTTTTGTTCCGGCCACTACTTCAAGCGACGAGTTCGGTAGGCTCTGCGCCAGTTCGCGTCCCTGATCGGGAGTCATCCCCGGGTCGTCCTCGCCGATGACCAGAAGCGTCGGGACGCGGACACCCGCGGTGCCTGAGCGCATGTCGGTTCCCGCAATCAGCTGGCAGCATTGAGCGTATCCATCTGGATTCGTTGCCAGGAATGTCTTGCGCGTATCGGCAACTGCTTGCTTTCCTTTGCCTTCTCTGAAGTCTTTGCTAAACCAGCGTTCCATGGTTGAATCAGCCAAGAAACTCTGACCTTGGGACCTCACTTTTTCTGAGCGTTCAAACCATGCATCATGTGGCAACAGAACCGCACCGGAACTAAGCATCGAAAGAGCCGCGAGATCAGAAGGATATTCTTCGGCGAAAGCTAGCGAGACCATTCCTCCAAGTGAAAGCCCCGCAATTACTGGTCGGGGGCCACCGTCTGAGATCACCCCGAGTTCAACCAAGCCGGAACGCAGGGCTCGTGCCGTGTCAATGACAGATGTCTGGTCCGCCCGGTCTTGTGCAGATGAAATCGCTAGCAACCCAGACTCTCCGTGTCCGGGCTGGTCCCAGAGAACAACCTCAAGTCCGGGAGGAAGCAGAGGCAGAACCCAGTTCCACATTGTGTGGTCAACACCCAGCGCGTGCCCTAAGACCAGAATCGGGTAGCTGGCAGTCGGCTTGCCCGGTACGGCGTAGCGGTAAAAGGCCAGCGGTCCAGAAACATCCAGTCGATCGGTTGACATAGAGACCTTCCTTTTCTCCAGAAGCTAATTCGCCGTGATCGCTCGCGCCGAACTGCGCTGCAGGGCCACGGACCCGTCTGCCGCACCGAAGCAGGCTACTTCCTCCACCTCGCAGTGATTTGGTATGCGACCACAATAAGCGCTGCCGCCACGCCTCCGATACCGAGGATCATCCCCCACAGCGGGAGCGTCGGCCATTCGAGGGCAAAGAAACTACGAATCACCGGCACGGCCAGGCCAAGTACCGCGCCCAGTCCCATGGCCACAATGAGTGAGATCTTCCAGGAGTTCCAGGGACGAGAAAGCAGGAACAGCAGTGTGAGCGCACCGACCATCAAAGAGACAGTAGCCCCCGTGTGACCCGCCAAAGTTCCCTCGCCGGCCAGTAGATAGGTGGCTATCGCGGCCGTTCCTAGTAGTAGCCCCGAAGGGACGGATATCAGCAACGTCCTTCTTAAAAATCCTGGACGGTAGAGCACCTTGTTGGGAGCGAGAGAGAGGAAGAATGCGGGAGTGCCAATGGTTAGTGCGCTAATGAAAGTGAGGTGTCTGGGCAGGAACGGGTACGCCCACCCAAAGATCGCGACCAAGACTGCGAGCAGAATCGCGTAGGTGGTCTTAGAGAGGAACAGAGATGAGACTCGCTCCATGTTTGCGATGATTCGACGACCCTCGGCGACAACTCCTGGCAGGGTTGAAAACTCCCCGTTAACCAGGACGATTCGAGCAACGGTCTTAGTGGCAGGAGCGGCGTTCCCCATCGCAATCCCAAGATCGGCGGTTTTGAGCGCCAGAGCATCATTGACGCCATCCCCGGTCATGGCAACGGTCTTTCCAGCCCCTTGCAACGCGACGACCAGCGCCTGCTTTTGGTCGGGGGTCACCCGACCAAAGACATCGGCCGACTGAGCGGTTGCCGCAAACTCTGGCGAGTCGGGCGCTGGAAGGCCTCTAGCGCCAACAACCTGTGGATCGCCCCCCGCCTCCCCTCGAAGTCCCACTTCACGAGCGATCGCCCCGACGGTTTCGGGGGCGTCCCCTGAGATCACTTTTAGACGAACACCCTGCTTCTCAAAGTAATCGAGGGTCTGCTTGGCATCTGCGCGAATGTCCTCTTCAAACACCACCAATAACGTAGCGATTGGATTGGCAGGTAGTGACTCCCCGCTGAGAGACGAGGTCGAGTAGGCCAAGACCACTGTCCGACGTCCGCTTTCGGATTCCTTCTCTACCCGACTTGTCGCCCAGTCATTTATCGAGTCACCGTCGGCGAGGAGAATCTCAGGAGCCCCAAAGATCCAGGTTCGAACTGCAGTCTCACTCCCCGCGCCTGGATGCACCGAGTAGGCCGACCATTTACGACTGGAATTGAAACGGAGTAGGTCATCCTCGTCCGCATGCGGAGCCTTTGCGTCCTCGACCAATCCCATCGCCGCCACAGACGTAGCGTTGGTGGCGTCAGATACCATCAGTTTCAGTACATTCTTCGACTGTTCGAGCGAGGGACTTCCCACGGGGGACCCGGGAGCTTCGACTAGTTCGCGGCCCCGAATCTTTCCCGTCGTTATAGTTCCCGTCTTGTCGAGACAGAGAACGTTGACCCGAGCCAGGATCTCGACCGCTGGAAGTTCTTGGACCAGCACCCCTCTGCGTGCGAGGGTCGCAGCCGCAAGACCGAAGTTCATTGAGGTCAACAGAACCAATCCCTGAGGAATCATGCCCACGACGCCCGCAACGGTTAGGACCACCGCTGAGCGCCAGTCACCGCTATCTGCTCGAACTTGCGACCACAGCAAAAGAATTACGATCACCGGCAGGATCATCGTGATCCACTTGAGGATGGTGTCGATCGAGGCCTGAATCTCCGAGTGAACCTTGGAGAACTTCTTTGCCTCTGTGGTGATCTTCTGCGCCCAGGAGTCCGCGCCGATTACCTTGGCAACCATGGTGCCCGAACCAGCAACTATCGAGGTACCGGAAAGGACCTTGTCTCCGGAAACCTTCTTCACCGGCTTTGATTCGCCCGTAAGTGCTGATTCGTCAACGGAAAGACCGTGAGAGTCAAGGATCTCCCCATCGGCAGGAACTTGCTCTCCGAGAGTCAGCCCAACCACATCATCAACCACCAGATCCTCGCTCGGGACCTGTTGCTCTTTGCCATCGCGCCATACCGTCGTTACCGGGGCGGTAAGAACCGCAAGTTTGTCAAGTGCTCTCTTCGAACGCAGCTCGGAAAAAATCCCAATGATGGCATTGAGAACTAGGACAATCCCGAAGACTGCATCGCGAGGGTCACCCACCGCAAGTACGGCAATCACGGCCACTATTAGGATCGCGTTGAAGACGGTGAACAGGTTTGAACGCAAAATCGCGCTAACCGGCCTGGAGGTTGCCCGGTCAATATGATTGCTCTGACCCGCCTCGTGACGTTGTTTGACCTCCGCAGTGGTCAAACCTTCTGGAGTCTGAAACGTCTTTTCCGTCGAGGCTGTCGGCAATGTCTTAACTCTTTTTCTCTGCTGCTGAGGTTTCGTCCTGAGTCGGCAAAGCAGCTTTTGCCCGACGTTTACTAGCAATCAGCGAGGCAATCACTGTTAGAGCTATTGTTCCCACAATAACGCTTAGCGAGGCAGCAATCCCGATGTCTGGAACGTTGAATCCTTCACCCCCGTTTAAGAACGGCAGACTGTTCTCGTGCAACGCGTGAAGAATCAGCTTCACCCCAATGAATCCGAGGATAATCGCCAGTCCGTAGTGCAAGTAGACCAATCTGCTAAGCAATCCGTCAATCAGGAAGTAGAGCTGTCGCAAGCCCAGTAGCGCGAAGGCGTTTGCTGCGAACACAATGTACGGTTCCTGCGTCAGGCCGAATATTGCAGGGATCGAGTCAAAGGCAAACATGATGTCGGCTGAGCCGAGCGCGATAACGCACAGCAACAGCGGAGTAACGTAGGTTTTCCCGCCGTGACGATAGAGGAAACGTTGTCCCTCAAAACCGTCCGAAACAGGGAGAACCTTACGAACTAGACGTGTGAATGCATTCTCGCGATACTCTGCTTCCTCGTCCTCTTCCTCGATTCCCCCGACTCCGGCTCGCGCCTGACTGTATGCCGTCCACAGAAGCCACACTCCGAAGATGTAGAACACCCAAGAGAAGCGTTCGATGATCGCCGCGCCGACGAGGATGAATACTAGGCGTAGCAGTAGGGCAATGATTATGCCTGAGAGCAGAGCTTTCTGCTGGTACTCTCGCGGGACCCTGAATGCACCCATGATGATCACAAAGACAAACAAGTTATCTATCGACAGCGCTTTTTCCGTAGCCCAACCGGCTACGTACTGGCCGGCAAAGTCGCTCCCGTGGATAGCCCAAAGGTAAAGACCGAAAGCAAGGGCAAGTCCAACGTATCCGACGGACCACCAGGCGGCCTCCTTGATCGTGGGAGCGTGCGGCGTTCGCACGTGGCCGACTATATCTATGGTGATAAGGACAATGATGATCGCGGCGAGAATCAGCCACTCATACAGGTGGACTTCCAAGCTAACCTCCGAGGTACAGGGACGCACTTCGAGGTCTTATCCACCCGATCGAACCAGATGCCCGCGGGTGTCAGCGCCGAGCCTTAGCCGTGATGACGACACTGAACTGATGGATTACTCCCCTCGCTCACCTAGCTTATCGGTCAGGGCTCTTAGTCCCAGCACGGTTTCCATATAAACCTCGCCACAGTGCTCTTTCCGATACCTCTCGTCGGACAAGAAATCGGTAACCGACCTGCCCAGACGAGTTTGTCTCCTATCACCCACTCGCGGAAAAGACATCAGTAACTCATTTACTTCAGCGAGGCTGGTTTCCTAGCGCCTATCTGTGGACAAGAAATCAGTGAGTTATTTGCTGGGATGAGGGGTATTTCCTTTCGCTCCTACCTGCGGGCGAGACGCCAGGCTTTGGCGGAAGCAAGTTCCTCTTTTACCCGCCGTTTATGCTCCAGACGTGCCTGCGAGTGAGCCGGAGTCTTACGCACAAAAAGGTAGCCGACTCCGACCAGGGTGAACCAGATGGGCGTTGCAAGGAGTCCCGCCAAAGTGTCGGGGTCCTTGGTAAACGCCCAGATGAGAAAAACGAAAAACGCCAGCACCACGAAGGGCATGATCCGCCCGAGCGGCATCTGGAACTTACTAGCAGCATGGTCCTCTGGACGGCGTCTTCGGTAGACGATATAGCTGACCATAATCATGCCCCAAACAAACATGAAAACCAGCGAGGAGATCGTTGTAACTATGGAAAAACCTCGCGATTTATCTAGCCCTGTCGCTAACAACAGCAGGGAGCTTAGGAGCATGACGCCAGACAGAAACAGAGCGTTTTGTGGGACGCGGCGCTTTGAAAGCCTTGCGAATATGCGCGGCGCATCGCCTTCGGTCGCCAGGCCGTAAACCATTCTGGAGGTTGAATAGATGCCAGAGTTAGCCGATGAAGCGGCAGATGTTAGCACCACCATGTTCACCAGATGTGCGGCCGCTCCAAGGCCCGCCAACGAGAACAACATCACGAACGGTGACTCGTCCTTGCTGAAGTTCTGCCACGGAACAACAGACATCAGGATTATGAGCGAACCAACGTAAAAGATGATGATTCGGATCGGAATAGCGTTAATTGCCTTTGGAAGATTGTGCTCAGGATTCTTGGTCTCGGCAGCGGCAGTACCCACCAGTTCGATTCCAACAAATGCGAACAGCGCAATCTGGAACCCCATGATGAATCCCATCAGTCCACCGCCAAAGAATCCGCCCTCCTGATTGAACAGATTCATGAAGGACGCAGTAGACGTGCCGCTCTCATACTCGTGCGTAAAGCCGGTGAGTATCAGTACCAGTCCAACGATGATGAGCGCTACTATTGCGACAATCTTGATCATTGCGAACCAGAACTCTGTCTCACCAAATCCCTTCACCGAAGGCAGGTTTAGGAGCACCAGAAGAACGACCACCGCCATTCCGGTAATCCAGACCGGGAGTAGATCTTCACTGATCCAAAACTTCACATACACCGAAGCAATGACGATAACATCGGCAACGCCGGTCACCACCCATGCGAACCAGTAAGTCCAGCCCACGAAAAATGCGGCCCAGGGTCCGAGAATGTCACCTGCGAAGTCCGCAAAGTTTCTGTAGCTGGTTCGACTAAGTAGCAACTCTCCCATCGCACGCATGACGAAGTACAGCATGAAGCCGATAATCATGTAGACCAGAATCACAGACGGTCCCGCAACCGAGATGGTCTTGCCGGAGCCCATGAATAATCCGGTGCCGATTGCACCGCCGATTGCAATTAGCTGAATATGGCGGTTGCCGAGGGCACGCTCAAGACCGTCGTGGTTTTCTTTGGCTATTCTGGGTTCAGATGGCACCAGAACATCCTAGAACTCCGCAACAATCCTTGCGTTCGATGATCACATCGAACGCAAGCTCCGCTCCTAGGACCCGATGAATTCTAGTGCGCTTCCTGCATTCCGCGTAGCTCTCGTTTCAAATCCTGAATCTCATCGCGTAGGCGGCCAGCGAGTTCAAATTTGAGCTCCTCGGCTGCCGAAAGCATTTGGTCCGAAAGATCTTCG
The sequence above is a segment of the Actinomycetaceae bacterium MB13-C1-2 genome. Coding sequences within it:
- a CDS encoding AMP-dependent synthetase/ligase, producing the protein MHQRKDGAWENPAVIRVSPDLSIPGLIFDRAVRDPNQVVAERRVSGEWHQIRAEEFTSYIEDLARGLYAMGLRPGDRMAILAATSHEWAAFDIAALSLGAITVPIYESDSASQIEHILSDAGVSIVVTQTAQQADLVNSVKSAEVREILSLDRGAERLLIDAGAPVPAETVNELRDQVNLSDIATIIYTSGTTGNPKGVVLTHGNFVEGALQAYDILPGLINDRKSRTLLFLPVAHVLARFVMIAILIGEGRLGFCPDIKHLINDIETFEPTMMLAVPRVLEKVYNTASQQAGKGVKKRIFAWSAKKSRMMSEATAYPRPGESAKAPIPHPGRPETDFNPRTSDGPTMTLRAQHRMADALVLRKIRKILGPNLHTIICGGAPLSIDLANFYRGIGIVLLQGYGLSETTGPITVELPSDYPPDSVGYLWPGNAMKLADDGELLLQGISVSAGYHNLPEETAETFKDGWFHTGDLASIDDEGRLKITGRKKELIVTAGGKNVSPEILQDALSTHPLISQVVVVGDGRPYIGAIVTLDPEMLPAWLRNKGLRLVPTNRAAELPEVRESLERAIEKANSQVSRAESIRRYRILNMDFTVENGYLTPSLKLKRHKVLADFKDYIDGLYAMSDEELSHSGASVNGTGQQHDGESKEQTAK
- the uvrA gene encoding excinuclease ABC subunit UvrA, whose amino-acid sequence is MSEELIVRGARQHNLKNVDLELPRDKMIVFTGLSGSGKSSLAFDTIFAEGQRRYVESLSSYARQFLGQMDKPDVDFIEGLSPAVSIDQKSTSRNPRSTVGTITEVHDYLRLLFARAGIAYCPVCGEQITAQTPQQIVDRVGTLPEGTRFQVLAPVVRGRKGEYSEMFAELQSKGYSRAIVDGQAIRLDSPPLLEKKLKHDIDIVIDRLVVKDDIHRRLSDSVDTALELADGLVTIDLVDLDEKDPARRRRYSEKRACPNDHPLALDEIESRTFSFNAPYGSCPECSGLGAKQEVDPDLIVPDEEVSLEDGAIVVWRGNNKYYQRLLQGLAKQLDFDMSAPWKDLPPEAKDAVLHGLDHQIHVRYRNRWGRERSYHTGFEGAMGFIERKLQESDSTLVKDKLQSYLREVPCPACHGARLKPEVLAVRVGGKNIAEVSEAAIGETREFIENLELTGREAQIARPILQEINARLKFLVDVGLDYLTLARAAGTLSGGEAQRIRLATQIGSGLVGVLYVLDEPSIGLHQRDNSRLIGTLEHLRDLGNTLIVVEHDEETMEAADWVVDIGPGAGESGGKVVYSGTLPGLLKTKDSVTGQYLSGKRRIEIPEERRAIDEDRMITVKGARENNLRDITVDFPKGVLTAVTGVSGSGKSTLVNQILYRSLANRLNKARQVPGRHRSITGTDDLDKIVHVDQSPIGRTPRSNPATYTGVWDHIRNLFADTTEAKVRGYGPGRFSFNVKGGRCEACKGDGTIKIEMNFLPDVYVPCEVCEGSRYNRDTLEILYRGKSVADLLNMPISEAAEFFQAIPRIARHLNTLVEVGLGYVRLGQSATTLSGGEAQRVKLASELHRRSNGRTVYVLDEPTTGLHFEDIRKLLLVLQGLVDKGNTVIVIEHNLDVIKSADWVIDMGPGGGSNGGRVIAEGSPEQVAQAEGSYTAEYLAQVLK
- a CDS encoding YciI family protein, coding for MQRTTLSLSAINLFHNVAMAFYVIEYRYSQELRNLVNDFRPAHRNYLRELESQGKLISSGFLLDAAYDGAMLIVRAETSTEALNLLDEDPFRLNDLIEDVSARRWIPTIGVHADEFDVEFPIS
- a CDS encoding alpha/beta fold hydrolase, which codes for MSTDRLDVSGPLAFYRYAVPGKPTASYPILVLGHALGVDHTMWNWVLPLLPPGLEVVLWDQPGHGESGLLAISSAQDRADQTSVIDTARALRSGLVELGVISDGGPRPVIAGLSLGGMVSLAFAEEYPSDLAALSMLSSGAVLLPHDAWFERSEKVRSQGQSFLADSTMERWFSKDFREGKGKQAVADTRKTFLATNPDGYAQCCQLIAGTDMRSGTAGVRVPTLLVIGEDDPGMTPDQGRELAQSLPNSSLEVVAGTKHMTAVEEPRLVADLLTELISCVN
- a CDS encoding HAD-IC family P-type ATPase, with amino-acid sequence MPTASTEKTFQTPEGLTTAEVKQRHEAGQSNHIDRATSRPVSAILRSNLFTVFNAILIVAVIAVLAVGDPRDAVFGIVLVLNAIIGIFSELRSKRALDKLAVLTAPVTTVWRDGKEQQVPSEDLVVDDVVGLTLGEQVPADGEILDSHGLSVDESALTGESKPVKKVSGDKVLSGTSIVAGSGTMVAKVIGADSWAQKITTEAKKFSKVHSEIQASIDTILKWITMILPVIVILLLWSQVRADSGDWRSAVVLTVAGVVGMIPQGLVLLTSMNFGLAAATLARRGVLVQELPAVEILARVNVLCLDKTGTITTGKIRGRELVEAPGSPVGSPSLEQSKNVLKLMVSDATNATSVAAMGLVEDAKAPHADEDDLLRFNSSRKWSAYSVHPGAGSETAVRTWIFGAPEILLADGDSINDWATSRVEKESESGRRTVVLAYSTSSLSGESLPANPIATLLVVFEEDIRADAKQTLDYFEKQGVRLKVISGDAPETVGAIAREVGLRGEAGGDPQVVGARGLPAPDSPEFAATAQSADVFGRVTPDQKQALVVALQGAGKTVAMTGDGVNDALALKTADLGIAMGNAAPATKTVARIVLVNGEFSTLPGVVAEGRRIIANMERVSSLFLSKTTYAILLAVLVAIFGWAYPFLPRHLTFISALTIGTPAFFLSLAPNKVLYRPGFLRRTLLISVPSGLLLGTAAIATYLLAGEGTLAGHTGATVSLMVGALTLLFLLSRPWNSWKISLIVAMGLGAVLGLAVPVIRSFFALEWPTLPLWGMILGIGGVAAALIVVAYQITARWRK
- a CDS encoding TerC family protein — protein: MEVHLYEWLILAAIIIVLITIDIVGHVRTPHAPTIKEAAWWSVGYVGLALAFGLYLWAIHGSDFAGQYVAGWATEKALSIDNLFVFVIIMGAFRVPREYQQKALLSGIIIALLLRLVFILVGAAIIERFSWVFYIFGVWLLWTAYSQARAGVGGIEEEDEEAEYRENAFTRLVRKVLPVSDGFEGQRFLYRHGGKTYVTPLLLCVIALGSADIMFAFDSIPAIFGLTQEPYIVFAANAFALLGLRQLYFLIDGLLSRLVYLHYGLAIILGFIGVKLILHALHENSLPFLNGGEGFNVPDIGIAASLSVIVGTIALTVIASLIASKRRAKAALPTQDETSAAEKKS